A genomic window from Sporosarcina sp. Marseille-Q4063 includes:
- a CDS encoding NUDIX hydrolase has translation MDKFEEKTLSSQTIYDGKIISLRLEEVELPDGNLAKRELVQHPGAVALIPITSEGKLVLVKQFRKSLNRTLIEIPAGRIEIGEEPGVTAIRELEEETGYGAHQVTYIQSFATSPGFANEIIHLYLAENLYEIDNPADGDEDEFIELLEVTINEAEQLVATGEIYDAKTAFAVIYAKHQLKK, from the coding sequence ATGGATAAATTTGAAGAAAAAACATTGTCGAGTCAGACAATTTATGATGGTAAAATAATTTCACTTAGACTTGAAGAGGTTGAATTGCCGGACGGGAATCTAGCGAAGCGTGAACTTGTTCAACATCCGGGTGCGGTCGCATTAATTCCCATAACAAGTGAAGGGAAGCTTGTTTTGGTTAAGCAATTCCGAAAAAGTCTTAATCGAACATTGATTGAAATTCCGGCTGGCCGCATTGAAATTGGTGAAGAACCTGGGGTTACAGCAATTCGGGAACTAGAAGAAGAAACCGGTTACGGTGCCCACCAAGTTACTTATATTCAATCCTTTGCAACTTCACCAGGTTTCGCTAACGAAATTATTCATCTCTACTTGGCTGAGAATTTATACGAAATTGACAATCCCGCCGATGGTGATGAAGATGAATTTATTGAACTGCTTGAAGTAACAATAAACGAAGCAGAGCAATTGGTTGCAACTGGTGAAATTTATGATGCAAAGACAGCTTTTGCTGTAATTTATGCAAAACATCAATTGAAAAAGTGA
- a CDS encoding Fur family transcriptional regulator, whose translation MESRIDRIKKQLHGASYKLTPQREATVVVLLEHEADHLSAEDVFLLVKKKSPEIGLATVYRTLELLTDLKIVDKINFGDGVSRYDLRQEGATHFHHHLICIECGTVDEIKEDLLGEVEKIVESRWEFSIKDHWLTFHGICKRCKDRETEK comes from the coding sequence ATGGAGAGCCGAATTGATCGGATAAAAAAACAATTACATGGCGCCAGTTATAAGTTGACGCCACAGCGTGAAGCTACAGTCGTGGTCCTCCTTGAGCATGAGGCGGATCATTTAAGTGCAGAAGATGTTTTTTTGCTCGTGAAGAAAAAGTCTCCTGAAATCGGTCTTGCAACTGTGTATCGAACACTTGAATTGCTAACAGATTTAAAGATTGTTGATAAAATCAACTTTGGAGACGGGGTTTCGCGCTATGACTTGAGGCAAGAAGGCGCGACACATTTTCATCATCATCTTATTTGCATAGAATGCGGTACTGTGGATGAGATTAAAGAGGATCTTCTTGGAGAAGTTGAGAAAATTGTAGAAAGTCGCTGGGAATTTTCTATTAAAGATCACTGGTTAACTTTTCACGGAATCTGTAAACGTTGTAAAGATAGAGAAACTGAAAAATGA
- the xerD gene encoding site-specific tyrosine recombinase XerD codes for MESTQFALEDYLHFLKIERQLAANTITSYRRDLTDYIEFIANSKVESIDAVARQNIISYLQVMNDEGKSARTVSRHISSIRSFHQFLLREKITTNDPTVHIELPKIEQKLPRVLSLDEVGQLIDAPDQSKPQGVRDVALLEVLYGTGMRVSELINLDLDNIHLTMGFVRVFGKGDKERIIPLGNKAIQACTSYVNEARPKFIEKLKGPQDALFVNMRGGRLTRQGCWKLLKAHALSVNIQKKMTPHILRHSFATHLIENGADLRAVQEMLGHADISTTQIYTHVSRTRLKEVYVKFHPRA; via the coding sequence ATGGAAAGTACACAATTTGCCCTTGAAGATTATTTACATTTTTTGAAGATTGAACGACAATTAGCTGCTAATACAATTACTTCTTATCGGAGAGATCTGACAGACTATATCGAGTTCATTGCAAACTCAAAAGTAGAGTCTATTGATGCAGTTGCTAGACAAAATATTATTTCCTATTTGCAAGTAATGAATGATGAAGGTAAGTCCGCTAGAACTGTTTCAAGACATATTTCATCTATTCGTTCGTTCCATCAGTTTTTGTTGCGAGAAAAAATAACAACAAATGATCCAACGGTGCACATAGAACTTCCGAAAATTGAACAAAAACTGCCACGAGTTTTATCATTAGATGAAGTTGGACAGTTAATCGATGCGCCGGATCAATCGAAACCTCAAGGCGTAAGAGATGTCGCGCTACTTGAAGTGTTATATGGAACTGGAATGCGCGTTAGCGAACTTATTAACCTTGACCTTGATAATATTCATTTAACGATGGGTTTTGTCCGTGTTTTTGGGAAGGGTGATAAAGAAAGAATTATTCCACTAGGAAATAAAGCGATTCAGGCTTGCACAAGCTATGTTAATGAGGCGCGACCAAAATTTATAGAAAAACTAAAGGGCCCTCAGGATGCATTGTTTGTCAACATGCGCGGCGGCAGATTGACAAGACAAGGTTGTTGGAAGCTATTAAAGGCTCATGCGCTGAGTGTTAACATTCAAAAGAAAATGACGCCGCATATTTTAAGACATTCATTTGCTACGCATTTAATTGAAAACGGCGCTGATTTACGTGCGGTTCAAGAAATGCTTGGGCATGCAGATATTTCAACAACACAGATTTATACGCATGTTAGCCGAACCCGATTAAAAGAAGTATATGTAAAGTTTCATCCGCGAGCGTGA
- the deoB gene encoding phosphopentomutase: protein MKKEKFKRIHVLVLDSVGIGEAPDAELFGDAGSDTLGHIAEAMNGLNMPNMAKLGLSNIREIKGVPVAKEPLAMYGKMQEASVGKDTMTGHWEIMGLNIDKPFKVYPNGFPSELIAELEKRVGRKVIGNKPASGTGIIDELGKEHMETGAIIVYTSADPVLQIAAHEEIIPIEEQYEICEIARELTLSPEYLVGRVIARPFIGEPGNFTRTTNRHDYALKPFHRTVMNELEDANLDVIAIGKISDIFNDEGITDSVRTISNMDGVDKLLEVMERDFHGISFTNLVDFDALFGHRRDPIGYGQALQEFDARLVEIMNLLREDDLLIITADHGNDPVFEGTDHTREYVPLLIYSPSFKKGGPMPINETFSDIGATIADNFKVKLPEYGKSFLSLLEKKVN, encoded by the coding sequence GTGAAAAAAGAAAAGTTTAAACGAATCCATGTATTGGTACTTGATTCTGTCGGAATTGGAGAAGCGCCCGATGCTGAACTATTCGGAGACGCGGGATCTGATACCCTTGGTCATATTGCGGAAGCGATGAATGGGTTAAATATGCCGAATATGGCGAAGTTGGGTCTGTCAAATATCCGGGAGATTAAAGGCGTGCCAGTAGCAAAAGAACCATTGGCGATGTATGGAAAAATGCAGGAAGCATCTGTTGGTAAAGATACAATGACTGGACATTGGGAGATAATGGGGCTCAACATTGATAAACCATTTAAAGTGTATCCCAACGGATTTCCATCAGAACTTATTGCTGAACTTGAAAAACGAGTTGGACGAAAAGTAATTGGCAATAAGCCTGCAAGTGGTACGGGAATTATTGATGAACTTGGTAAAGAGCATATGGAAACAGGTGCAATTATCGTTTATACATCCGCAGATCCTGTTCTTCAAATCGCTGCACATGAAGAGATTATTCCCATTGAAGAACAGTATGAAATTTGTGAAATCGCACGTGAACTCACATTATCACCTGAATATTTAGTCGGTCGCGTTATCGCGCGTCCGTTTATCGGAGAACCGGGTAATTTCACTCGGACAACGAACAGACATGATTATGCGCTAAAGCCTTTTCATCGAACAGTGATGAATGAACTTGAAGATGCGAATTTAGATGTGATTGCGATTGGTAAAATTTCAGATATTTTTAATGATGAAGGAATTACAGATTCCGTGCGGACAATTAGTAATATGGACGGTGTCGATAAGCTGCTAGAAGTAATGGAAAGGGATTTTCATGGCATCAGCTTTACAAATCTTGTCGATTTTGACGCGTTATTTGGCCATCGCCGTGACCCAATTGGATATGGTCAAGCACTTCAAGAGTTTGATGCAAGGTTAGTGGAGATAATGAATTTATTACGTGAAGATGATTTATTAATCATCACGGCAGATCATGGTAATGATCCTGTTTTTGAAGGTACTGACCATACTCGAGAATACGTTCCATTGCTTATTTATTCGCCATCGTTTAAAAAAGGCGGTCCAATGCCAATCAATGAAACATTCTCGGATATAGGCGCAACAATTGCAGATAACTTTAAGGTGAAATTACCTGAGTATGGAAAAAGTTTTCTATCATTACTTGAGAAAAAGGTGAATTAA
- a CDS encoding pyrimidine-nucleoside phosphorylase, translating to MRMVDLIKKKRNGDSLSKEEIIFFINGYTTDAIPDYQASALLMAIYFKGMTAEEQADLTMAIVESGAQIDLSSIEGVKVDKHSTGGVGDTTSLILVPLVAACGVPVAKMSGRGLGHTGGTLDKLEAIEGFHIELTSEEFVNQVNELKLAIIGQSKNLTPADQKIYSLRDVTATVDSIPLIASSIMSKKIAAGADAIVLDVKTGDGAFMKSKEDALKLAKSMVEIGNHVGRKTMAIISDMSQPLGNAIGNSLEVIEAIDTLKGIGPKDLTELCLVLGSQMLVVGEKAETLEEGRGMLEQVINDGTALELFGTLIEAQGGNRAIIHDTALLPTAKYKIEVQAARSGYITEMGANDIGVAAMLLGAGRADKNDVIDLSVGIVLKKKIGDSVQKGDVLAVIHSNTEAVQQSESLLQEHIIIGDEAVLPPQLIGEVIHE from the coding sequence ATGAGAATGGTTGATCTTATTAAGAAAAAGCGAAATGGTGATTCTTTATCAAAAGAGGAGATTATTTTCTTTATTAACGGCTATACAACTGACGCTATTCCCGATTATCAAGCAAGTGCCTTGCTGATGGCAATTTACTTTAAAGGTATGACTGCAGAAGAACAAGCCGATTTAACAATGGCCATTGTCGAGTCAGGTGCCCAGATCGATTTATCGTCCATCGAGGGTGTAAAAGTCGATAAGCACTCGACTGGCGGAGTCGGAGATACGACATCTCTGATTCTTGTCCCGTTGGTGGCTGCTTGCGGTGTTCCTGTTGCGAAGATGAGCGGTAGGGGACTTGGACATACGGGGGGGACTCTGGACAAGTTAGAAGCGATTGAGGGGTTTCATATTGAGCTGACAAGTGAAGAGTTTGTCAATCAAGTAAATGAGTTGAAACTTGCGATAATTGGTCAAAGTAAAAACTTGACGCCTGCTGACCAGAAAATTTACTCCTTACGAGATGTAACAGCAACGGTTGATAGCATACCGCTAATCGCAAGTTCAATTATGAGTAAAAAAATTGCAGCTGGAGCCGATGCAATTGTTCTCGATGTAAAAACGGGCGATGGAGCTTTTATGAAATCCAAGGAAGATGCATTGAAGTTAGCTAAATCCATGGTGGAGATTGGCAATCACGTAGGGCGAAAAACGATGGCAATTATATCTGATATGAGCCAGCCACTTGGAAATGCTATTGGGAATTCTCTTGAGGTGATTGAAGCAATCGATACGTTAAAAGGTATAGGACCAAAGGATTTAACAGAACTTTGCCTTGTCCTAGGCAGTCAAATGCTTGTCGTAGGCGAAAAAGCAGAGACGTTGGAAGAGGGACGTGGCATGCTAGAGCAGGTGATAAATGACGGAACGGCACTCGAATTATTCGGTACGCTTATTGAAGCACAAGGAGGCAACCGTGCAATCATTCATGACACTGCGCTTCTTCCGACAGCGAAGTATAAAATCGAAGTACAAGCTGCGCGGTCAGGTTATATTACCGAGATGGGCGCAAATGACATCGGCGTCGCGGCGATGTTGCTAGGTGCCGGACGCGCGGATAAAAATGATGTCATTGATTTATCCGTTGGTATCGTCCTGAAAAAGAAAATAGGTGATTCTGTTCAAAAAGGCGACGTACTCGCCGTCATTCATTCGAATACTGAAGCGGTTCAGCAATCGGAATCACTCCTTCAAGAACATATAATCATTGGCGATGAAGCTGTTTTACCGCCGCAACTTATTGGTGAAGTCATTCATGAATAA
- a CDS encoding anti-sigma factor antagonist (This anti-anti-sigma factor, or anti-sigma factor antagonist, belongs to a family that includes characterized members SpoIIAA, RsbV, RsfA, and RsfB.), giving the protein MAKIEIIDNGILIATLRGELDNHKANQIRSDISASIFTGQVRAVIWDLEGLGFMDSAGIGLILGRMRDLSPVGGETLILNPSATMNKIFGFSGLGENIRYCTIEEAIGEIGGVVHEQ; this is encoded by the coding sequence ATGGCGAAAATCGAGATTATTGATAACGGGATTTTAATAGCAACTCTGAGAGGTGAACTAGACAATCATAAGGCAAATCAAATCCGTTCAGATATTTCAGCATCTATCTTTACGGGGCAAGTACGTGCAGTTATTTGGGATTTAGAAGGGCTTGGATTTATGGATAGCGCGGGGATTGGACTGATACTTGGGAGAATGCGTGACTTATCACCCGTTGGCGGGGAGACTCTTATTCTAAATCCATCTGCGACTATGAATAAAATTTTCGGCTTTTCAGGACTCGGTGAAAATATTAGATATTGTACGATCGAAGAAGCGATCGGGGAGATTGGAGGGGTTGTACATGAACAATGA
- the spoIIAB gene encoding anti-sigma F factor has protein sequence MNNEMTLSFVAIEENEALARMAMTCFITPLDPTIEEISEFKTIVSEAVTNAILHGYENDGKSLVKIHAKIDDQTVSMTVSDEGAGIDDLARAMEPMYTSKPHMERSGMGFTIMESFSDSLSVESVIGSGTVVKFEKRFSPITETSRMR, from the coding sequence ATGAACAATGAAATGACTTTATCTTTTGTTGCTATCGAAGAAAATGAGGCATTAGCGAGAATGGCGATGACATGTTTTATTACCCCGCTAGATCCGACAATCGAAGAAATTTCAGAATTTAAAACGATTGTTTCGGAAGCGGTGACAAATGCAATACTGCACGGATACGAAAATGATGGGAAAAGTCTAGTTAAAATCCATGCCAAAATTGATGACCAAACAGTATCGATGACCGTGAGTGATGAAGGGGCTGGAATTGATGATTTAGCCCGCGCTATGGAACCGATGTATACAAGTAAACCGCATATGGAACGTTCAGGAATGGGTTTTACCATTATGGAAAGTTTTTCGGATAGCTTGTCCGTCGAATCGGTAATTGGCTCAGGTACAGTAGTCAAATTCGAGAAAAGATTTTCTCCGATTACGGAAACGAGCAGAATGAGGTGA
- a CDS encoding SigF/SigG family RNA polymerase sporulation sigma factor, whose amino-acid sequence MDASVEKKHALLSQEKMRELIKVSQEGDKEARKLMVEGNTRLVWSIVQRFASRGADPEDLFQIGCIGLMKSIDKFDLSYEVKFSTYAVPMIVGEIQRFLRDDGMVKVSRSIRELSFKIRHATDDYVKKSGRYPTLAEVAEILEVKLDDVILASDALRDPASLHEQLYENEGDSLTLMDQLRDDRSERVFDHIPLRDVISKLNKRDQTIIYMRYYLDCTQSDIAERIGISQVQVSRLEKKILAQLKSWMGANLEESTVKK is encoded by the coding sequence ATGGACGCATCCGTTGAGAAAAAGCATGCTTTATTGTCCCAGGAGAAGATGAGAGAACTTATCAAAGTTTCGCAGGAAGGCGATAAAGAGGCGCGGAAGTTGATGGTCGAAGGTAATACGCGTCTCGTTTGGTCTATTGTTCAACGTTTTGCTTCTCGAGGCGCGGATCCGGAAGACTTATTTCAAATCGGCTGCATCGGCCTGATGAAGTCGATTGATAAATTCGACCTATCCTATGAAGTTAAGTTTTCCACTTATGCAGTCCCGATGATTGTTGGGGAAATCCAACGTTTTTTAAGAGATGACGGCATGGTAAAGGTCAGTCGGTCAATTCGTGAACTAAGTTTCAAGATTCGTCATGCAACAGACGATTATGTGAAAAAGAGCGGAAGGTACCCGACACTAGCTGAAGTAGCCGAAATATTAGAGGTTAAATTAGATGATGTCATACTGGCTTCAGATGCGCTCAGAGACCCTGCATCGTTACATGAACAACTATATGAAAATGAAGGCGACAGTTTAACATTAATGGACCAACTAAGAGATGACCGTTCAGAAAGAGTATTTGATCACATACCTTTGCGCGATGTCATTTCAAAATTAAATAAAAGAGACCAAACCATCATTTACATGCGCTATTACTTGGATTGCACACAAAGCGATATTGCCGAACGAATAGGTATATCGCAGGTTCAAGTGTCAAGACTAGAAAAGAAAATATTAGCCCAATTAAAGTCATGGATGGGGGCTAATCTAGAGGAAAGTACGGTAAAAAAGTGA
- a CDS encoding spore germination protein, producing the protein MEKLFKSMKDGEDWFNKCFGKDETFDAMARSIHLWDMPALLLYINGLVDGDSLLSLLTEMQGKDGWDGEIRDDSERFLTFFPYHSVEAVKDQDDMLTSILSGQAAFITPSGYAFVIDVRSYPGRQPEEPDTEKVIRGARDGFTENIITNTALVRRRLRTEDLRFQMHRTTVNGKTDVAIAFIQGAASEEHLAYIRERLDKIVHDGLTMTDKSLEEFLFKQRFHPMPFVRFTERPDICAAHLLEGHIAIMVDTSPSVILVPVSLFHHLQHAEEYRQAPLIGTFVRLIRFVGAGLSLVLLPFWYLLATKQHYLPDYLSYIGPNDIGEIPLLIQILMADIGIEVLRMAAIHTPTPMSTAMGLVAAIVIGQVAIDVGLFTPEVVLYVAVSAIFTFAIPSFELSITTKVFRICILLSTAILGAPGFFMSVAVLFYYLCSLKPMGVPYLWPAVPFFPRAMMRVLIRFPMTADAPRPYITDAPERDRIK; encoded by the coding sequence ATGGAAAAACTCTTCAAATCGATGAAAGACGGAGAAGACTGGTTTAATAAATGTTTCGGCAAAGATGAAACATTTGATGCAATGGCCCGGTCGATTCATCTTTGGGATATGCCTGCATTACTTCTGTATATTAACGGTCTCGTTGACGGGGATAGCTTGTTATCGCTGTTAACAGAAATGCAAGGTAAAGACGGATGGGACGGGGAAATTAGAGACGACAGCGAACGTTTTTTAACATTTTTTCCGTATCATTCCGTCGAAGCGGTAAAAGATCAAGACGATATGTTAACGTCTATCCTAAGCGGACAAGCCGCATTCATTACGCCAAGTGGCTATGCGTTCGTAATTGACGTTAGGTCTTACCCTGGCAGGCAGCCTGAGGAGCCGGATACTGAAAAAGTAATTCGCGGGGCTAGAGACGGGTTTACAGAAAATATCATTACAAATACTGCGCTTGTTCGTAGACGGCTTCGTACGGAAGATTTACGGTTCCAAATGCATCGAACAACCGTAAACGGAAAAACAGACGTCGCAATTGCGTTTATTCAAGGGGCGGCAAGTGAAGAGCATCTCGCTTATATACGGGAGCGCTTAGATAAAATAGTTCATGATGGTCTTACGATGACCGACAAATCGCTTGAAGAGTTTCTGTTTAAACAGAGATTTCATCCGATGCCATTTGTTCGTTTTACCGAACGTCCGGATATATGCGCAGCACACTTATTGGAAGGACATATTGCCATCATGGTCGATACGTCACCGTCGGTTATACTCGTCCCGGTTTCGTTGTTCCATCATCTTCAGCATGCAGAAGAATATAGGCAAGCTCCGTTAATTGGTACTTTCGTGAGACTTATTCGTTTTGTAGGAGCTGGATTGAGCTTAGTTCTTTTGCCATTTTGGTATTTGCTTGCGACAAAACAGCATTACCTTCCAGATTATTTAAGTTATATCGGTCCGAATGATATTGGAGAAATACCTCTGCTAATTCAAATATTAATGGCGGATATTGGAATTGAAGTGCTTCGCATGGCGGCCATTCATACGCCAACGCCGATGTCTACTGCAATGGGGTTAGTTGCAGCAATCGTCATTGGTCAAGTCGCAATCGATGTCGGGTTATTTACACCGGAAGTTGTTCTGTATGTAGCCGTAAGTGCTATTTTCACGTTTGCAATTCCTTCATTTGAATTAAGCATTACAACGAAAGTTTTTAGGATATGCATACTTTTGTCAACGGCAATATTAGGCGCACCTGGCTTTTTCATGTCAGTTGCGGTATTGTTTTATTATTTATGTTCACTGAAGCCAATGGGTGTGCCGTATTTATGGCCGGCTGTTCCATTCTTCCCGCGTGCAATGATGCGAGTCCTTATCAGGTTTCCAATGACTGCCGATGCCCCGCGTCCATACATTACAGATGCCCCGGAAAGGGATCGTATTAAATAG
- the lysA gene encoding diaminopimelate decarboxylase, with protein sequence MHLYGTQSINDRGHLAIGGVDTVNLANTYGTPLIVYDINLFRERARAFKKTFQAAGINAQVAYASKAFSSIAIYEVAKQEGLSLDVVSGGELYTAVQADFPREKIHFHGNNKSYSEIEYAFDEKIGCIVVDNFLEVSIIKEIAESRNQEMDVLIRVTPGIEAHTHDYITTGQEDSKFGFDLKNGQADEAFRQLYNHSYITVLGMHCHIGSQIFETNAFRVAAETLIDKMIYWRDNDNFICRVLNLGGGFGIRYTEKDHPLSPSEYVEEMANVVLSMTRIFNYPIPEIWIEPGRSLVGDAGTTLYTVGSTKEIPGVRKYVAVDGGMSDNIRPALYGAEYTAVSANRMTEPHTAEVTIAGKCCESGDKLIEKATIASAIEGDIIATFCTGAYSYSMSSNYNRLPRPAIVFVENGEEQLVVRRETYEDIVRLDLPLQKVKRGGEI encoded by the coding sequence ATGCATCTATATGGAACTCAATCAATTAATGACCGTGGTCATTTGGCGATTGGGGGCGTCGATACAGTCAATCTTGCTAATACGTACGGTACGCCTTTAATTGTTTATGATATAAATTTGTTCCGGGAACGGGCTAGGGCCTTCAAAAAAACATTTCAGGCTGCTGGGATAAATGCGCAAGTTGCTTATGCAAGCAAGGCATTTTCATCAATAGCTATATATGAAGTTGCAAAACAAGAAGGCCTATCGCTCGATGTCGTCTCAGGAGGAGAGTTATACACTGCTGTTCAAGCGGATTTTCCAAGAGAGAAAATACATTTTCATGGGAATAACAAAAGTTATAGCGAGATTGAATATGCCTTCGATGAAAAAATTGGTTGTATCGTCGTTGACAACTTTTTGGAAGTTTCAATCATCAAGGAAATTGCTGAATCGAGAAACCAGGAAATGGATGTCCTTATTCGCGTAACGCCGGGTATCGAAGCCCATACGCATGATTATATTACGACGGGGCAAGAAGATTCTAAGTTTGGTTTTGATTTGAAAAATGGACAAGCTGATGAAGCTTTTCGTCAATTGTATAATCATTCTTATATCACAGTTCTAGGAATGCATTGCCATATTGGTTCGCAGATTTTTGAAACGAACGCTTTTCGTGTCGCCGCAGAAACATTAATCGATAAAATGATTTATTGGCGTGATAATGATAATTTTATTTGCCGTGTTCTAAATTTAGGTGGCGGTTTCGGGATTCGCTACACGGAAAAAGATCATCCCTTAAGCCCATCCGAGTATGTCGAGGAAATGGCAAACGTCGTATTATCGATGACGCGTATATTCAATTATCCAATTCCTGAGATATGGATTGAGCCGGGAAGATCACTTGTCGGCGATGCCGGAACGACTTTATATACGGTTGGAAGCACTAAAGAAATTCCGGGAGTTCGCAAATATGTTGCAGTTGACGGCGGGATGTCAGATAATATAAGACCTGCTCTATACGGGGCGGAATACACGGCGGTGTCCGCAAATCGAATGACTGAACCACATACCGCGGAAGTGACAATCGCGGGGAAATGTTGTGAATCAGGCGATAAATTAATTGAAAAGGCCACCATTGCTTCTGCAATAGAAGGAGATATTATTGCAACTTTTTGTACAGGGGCGTACAGTTACTCCATGTCGAGCAATTATAATCGATTACCAAGACCGGCTATTGTGTTTGTCGAAAATGGAGAAGAGCAACTGGTTGTAAGACGAGAAACTTATGAAGATATTGTAAGACTCGATCTACCCTTACAAAAAGTAAAGCGAGGGGGGGAAATATGA
- a CDS encoding GNAT family N-acetyltransferase encodes MLIRYKKTYEKIAMGLLSYMPGEHSVKALQETIQKYETEDDWQLYLWKKGEDFIGLLGIEIDDDTYTLHHLSVNPSFRGEGIGKAIVERIQEQFPDKECLSTDETDDFLKRFISKEGGAD; translated from the coding sequence ATGCTTATACGTTACAAGAAAACCTATGAAAAGATTGCGATGGGCCTACTTTCATATATGCCTGGTGAACATAGTGTGAAAGCATTACAAGAAACAATCCAAAAATATGAAACAGAAGATGATTGGCAGTTATATCTTTGGAAAAAAGGAGAAGACTTCATAGGTCTCCTTGGAATTGAAATTGACGATGATACTTATACTTTGCATCATCTTTCTGTAAACCCGTCATTCCGAGGCGAGGGGATTGGTAAAGCGATTGTTGAGAGAATACAAGAGCAATTCCCCGATAAGGAATGTTTAAGTACAGATGAGACGGATGACTTTTTAAAAAGATTCATTTCGAAAGAAGGAGGAGCTGACTAA
- a CDS encoding DUF309 domain-containing protein, with translation MKPLYNPLFVKFIVYFNENQDFFECHEVLEEYWKDFPDRTKEHPLVGYILLATAMYHWRRGNTIGAGRSLKKAISRLEKVSQAHPGFSEGINIDSLLKNSTHAYQQIKNEKPFSTFPIEITSPKIQALNNEIKPTMDLLPYGSDDVIHKHMLRDRSDILKEREKRKRQGRM, from the coding sequence ATGAAACCATTATATAATCCATTGTTTGTAAAGTTTATTGTTTATTTCAATGAGAATCAAGACTTTTTTGAATGCCATGAAGTTCTCGAAGAGTATTGGAAAGACTTTCCTGATAGAACAAAAGAACATCCACTCGTCGGTTATATCTTACTAGCAACTGCAATGTATCACTGGCGTAGAGGAAATACAATTGGCGCCGGCCGCTCTTTAAAGAAAGCAATTAGCAGACTTGAAAAAGTCAGTCAAGCCCATCCCGGATTTTCTGAAGGAATCAATATTGATAGTCTATTAAAAAATAGTACGCATGCCTATCAACAAATTAAAAACGAAAAGCCGTTTTCAACATTTCCAATTGAAATAACATCCCCAAAGATCCAAGCCCTAAACAATGAAATCAAACCAACAATGGATTTGCTCCCATACGGAAGCGATGATGTCATTCATAAACATATGCTTAGAGATCGTTCGGATATTCTTAAGGAACGAGAAAAGCGTAAGCGCCAAGGAAGGATGTAA
- a CDS encoding segregation/condensation protein A gives MIYKVRLDVFEGPLDLLLHLINRLEIDIYDIPMSELTDQYMEHIHAMRVLRLDELSEYLVLAATLIEIKSKMLLPIHEGEDFGDDADFDMEDDPRDELVARLIEYRKYKEAATSLKEAADNRLDYFTKSPGDLSQFGEIVSVGLEENLNVFDLIGAFQKMIDRNRLRAPLSASITKTELSVGEKMDEIMGRLVVNGGRCDFHTLFEEGDTGELVVTFMSVLELMLRGDVNVEQSNNFANLIVSYVKDGEESHG, from the coding sequence TTGATCTATAAAGTGCGACTAGATGTTTTTGAAGGACCCTTAGATTTATTATTGCATTTAATAAATCGTTTAGAAATAGATATCTATGATATACCCATGTCTGAATTAACTGATCAGTACATGGAGCATATCCATGCGATGCGCGTACTTCGACTTGACGAACTAAGTGAATATCTAGTGCTGGCTGCGACGCTTATTGAAATTAAAAGCAAAATGTTACTTCCAATCCATGAAGGCGAAGATTTCGGCGACGATGCTGATTTCGATATGGAAGATGATCCGCGTGATGAACTCGTCGCGCGATTAATCGAGTATCGAAAGTATAAGGAAGCTGCTACTAGCTTAAAAGAAGCAGCGGATAATCGATTGGACTATTTCACGAAATCGCCCGGGGATCTTTCACAGTTTGGTGAAATCGTATCAGTGGGATTGGAAGAAAATTTGAATGTATTCGATTTGATTGGTGCTTTTCAAAAAATGATCGATCGAAACCGACTAAGAGCTCCTCTCTCCGCTAGTATAACCAAAACAGAGCTGTCTGTCGGCGAAAAGATGGATGAAATAATGGGGCGGCTGGTCGTTAATGGCGGTCGTTGTGATTTTCACACGCTTTTTGAAGAAGGAGATACTGGTGAACTTGTTGTCACCTTCATGTCAGTACTCGAATTAATGTTAAGGGGTGACGTCAACGTCGAGCAAAGTAATAACTTTGCAAATCTAATTGTATCGTACGTGAAAGATGGTGAAGAATCCCATGGATGA